The following proteins are encoded in a genomic region of Ornithodoros turicata isolate Travis chromosome 6, ASM3712646v1, whole genome shotgun sequence:
- the LOC135398921 gene encoding uncharacterized protein LOC135398921 yields the protein MRLQSGEENRDDNMKFPFLLMLLSVPCALSMHATTSHSNTGKECTEELCSSNQQSMGSIQNSHHGVQKLNSNPTDTTVQKAEALQQSSSPNLNFWMTLLIAALAAALLS from the exons ATGCGACTGCAATCCGGCGAAGAAAACAGAGATGACAACATGAAGTTCCCGTTCTTATTAATGTTACTTTCAG TTCCGTGTGCACTGAGCATGCATGCCACCACTAGTCACAGCAATACTGGGAAGGAATGTACAGAAGAGTTATGTAGCAGCAACCAGCAAAGCATG GGTAGCATACAAAACAGTCATCACG GGGTCCAAAAGTTGAACAGCAACCCTACAGACACAACAGTTCAAAAGGCTGAAGCACTACAACAGAGCAGCAGTCCTAATCTCAACTTCTGGATGACACTCTTAATAGCGGCTCTGGCTGCTGCATTGTTGTCATAG
- the LOC135398918 gene encoding large ribosomal subunit protein mL46-like, whose protein sequence is MAAATVRRFSFRSLLLLRIHSHTTSGKNAPGICQMRYNSTKWQLVGALAVERKPIITKDMNPLELRYLEMLRQIEVEASLLSDHELQLKEEERTKEKSTGESMQLKLKTARDLVDQWIAELKSFKSDSRVTDSDKSGDVRTTDRKLDTSLLFVTHQKLGKEFQWVLPQTPHRDGETLRETAERALAEICGSDGIDIKALGNAPAGFYKYLYPKDMRKDFLGAKVFFFKAQLQSDRSLTQKGIQKLGLADDFAWLSSSELASRLQPRYVRSVRQFLMEAEAPNVKRLLEDVDGALQHSSATRSERQEEARVRQSAKN, encoded by the exons ATGGCGGCCGCCACTGTGCGAAGATTTTCGTTTCGATCCCTTCTACTGCTTAGGATACATTCGCACACAACGTCCGGGAAAAATGCTCCAG GTATCTGTCAGATGCGATACAACTCAACAAAGTGGCAACTGGTCGGCGCCTTGGCTGTAGAGCGAAAACCTATTATAACGAAAGATATGAACCCTCTTGAGCTTCGGTACCTTGAGATGCTGAGACAGATTGAAGTAGAAGCAAGCCTTTTGTCAGACCACGAACTACAGCTCAAAGA agaAGAAAGGACGAAAGAAAAAAGCACGGGCGAAAGCATGCAACTAAAGCTCAAAACAGCACGCGATTTGGTTGATCAGTGGATTGCAGAGTTGAAAAGTTTCAAATCCGATTCACGCGTTACTG ACAGTGACAAAAGCGGCGACGTACGGACTACTGACCGGAAGCTCGACACGTCGCTACTCTTTGTAACGCACCAGAAGCTCGGCAAGGAATTCCAGTGGGTGCTCCCGCAAACACCGCATAGGGACGGGGAGACATTACGAGAG ACTGCAGAGCGAGCATTGGCAGAAATTTGTGGCAGCGACGGGATTGACATTAAGGCTCTCGGAAACGCTCCCGCTGGCTTCTACAAGTACCTCTACCCAAAAGACATGCGCAAGGACTTCCTTGGGGCAAAG GTGTTCTTTTTCAAGGCACAGCTCCAGTCAGACCGGTCACTCACGCAGAAAGGGATACAAAAGCTGGGCCTTGCAGACGACTTTGCTTGGCTGTCGTCTTCAGAACTGGCTTCTCGGCTGCAGCCACGTTACGTAAGATCTGTGCGGCAATTCCTCATGGAGGCAGAAGCTCCAAACGTTAAGCGCCTACTGGAAGACGTGGATGGAGCTCTGCAACATTCGTCAGCGACAAGGAGTGAAAGACAGGAAGAAGCACGTGTCCGACAGTCTGCCAAAAATTAG
- the LOC135398920 gene encoding uncharacterized protein LOC135398920 — MPRIHYIGYPSRFHGKYLLWILGNLKDFGVGRVVTRSIFDRYPEQTYWIIKRVVPFMDPNNNYGDVWAEHVFRGRRIPGEILMQDSHLPDFRLVPKGEEHKLLGIPLDESPPKILPRERPFSPLLRMIIERDLRAKGVEPTKEPTMEAMYATSVAGVSRRAEEGETPTVDFANTKKFIFEKFRKGVVEI; from the coding sequence ATGCCTCGAATTCACTACATCGGATACCCATCGCGTTTCCACGGTAAATATCTCCTATGGATCCTCGGCAACCTCAAAGACTTTGGTGTTGGTCGCGTTGTCACACGTTCAATCTTCGACCGTTACCCCGAGCAAACATACTGGATCATCAAGCGAGTGGTTCCTTTCATGGACCCAAACAACAATTACGGCGACGTTTGGGCAGAGCATGTTTTCCGAGGCAGGAGAATCCCGGGTGAGATCCTCATGCAGGACTCGCATTTGCCGGACTTCAGGCTTGTGCCCAAAGGTGAAGAACACAAACTGTTGGGTATTCCACTGGACGAGAGTCCTCCGAAGATTCTTCCCAGGGAACGGCCCTTTTCACCTTTGCTACGTATGATCATTGAGAGAGACCTCCGGGCTAAAGGTGTCGAACCTACAAAAGAGCCTACCATGGAAGCGATGTATGCTACATCGGTAGCCGGTGTTTCTAGGCGTGCTGAAGAAGGTGAAACACCAACGGTAGACTTTGCTAACACCAAGAAGTTCATCTTCGAAAAGTTTCGGAAAGGAGTCGTCGAAATTTAG
- the LOC135397479 gene encoding neurotrophin 1-like — translation MSPAPGTCGGCTNHESIHARPCKFQWLFILLLVPVLASEYPHHAPGVVVLYQKEGGSAFHGDRQPRPGHFAKGKYDHGHSLPGSAKSSSALVPAASILASGFIHGRPICARDIDLCVYSHDYPIDKVQTIVDRYYNQMYDLYHTLYKTPPHEVQWVENYTLAFAHEKQHGSFVCRSETVYLRIGWAKNWKGHWMTVVNTERFPQVTRIEKCKYRNKPCDYMVPCYKSSCKQREMLYPLIAVNPYDPGQKPVIDLFPVPSGCVCYVDEFRFH, via the exons ACAAATCACGAGAGCATTCATGCACGACCGTGTAAATTCCAGTGGCTGTTCATCCTGTTGCTGGTCCCGGTCCTGGCGTCCGAGTACCCGCACCATGCGCCAGGTGTCGTAGTCCTTTACCAGAAGGAGGGCGGTTCGGCTTTTCACGGAGACCGACAGCCCAGGCCAGGCCACTTCGCCAAGGGCAAATACGACCACGGACATAGCCTACCGGGAAGTGCCAAATCGTCCAGCGCGTTAGTACCTGCCGCGTCCATTCTTGCCTCTGGATTCATCCACGGCAGACCGATCTGTGCTCGAGACATCGATCTTTGCGTCTACAGCCACGACTACCCAAT AGACAAAGTGCAGACCATCGTTGACCGCTACTACAACCAGATGTACGACCTGTACCATACCTTGTACAAGACTCCACCACATGAGGTGCAGTGGGTTGAGAACTACACACTGGCATTTGCTCACGAGAAACAGCACGGTAGTTTCGTGTGCCGATCGGAGACTGTTTACCTGCGGATCGGGTGGGCAAAGAACTGGAAGGGACATTGGATGACGGTAGTCAATACCGAACGCTTCCCCCAGGTTACGCGTATTGAGAAGTGCAA GTATCGCAACAAGCCGTGCGATTATATGGTGCCCTGCTACAAGTCTTCCTGCAAACAGCGTGAAATGTTGTATCCACTAATTGCGGTCAATCCGTACGACCCTGGACAGAAGCCGGTCATCGATCTGTTTCCTGTTCCAAGCGGGTGCGTCTGCTACGTGGACGAGTTCCGTTTTCATTAG